CGTGACGAGACCCACGACGAACGCCCCGTAGCGGTGTCAGAACGCTACTGGCGACTGTTCAACGACCCAGGCTTGTCACCCCCTGGCGGCACACCCGCCGACTCCTCGCAAGTGTCGCccgaggcctttcatgacctcgcccaccaggtcCGAACTCTGACAAGCATGGTGCAGACCATTGTCTCCCAACGAACCCCTCCGCGTGCGGCGAGGCCCTCGCGGCAACAGGAGACTCTCGCCCGGACCCACGCACCGCCCCCAGAACTTCCGGGCTCGCCTCGAAACCCCACAACCCGACCGGGGAGCACGGAAGCCGAGGGCACGGTGAGCCGCCCCGAGCCCGAGGCCCCGACTGCTGACTCGACGAACGCCCTACGGGCCCagctgcgcctcgtcagtcaaaggctgGACGAGGTACAACATGAGGTtcgtaagtcaaaaggagaactcgggacggacggacaccaaggatctccgttcacccccgagatacaggATCAGGCGATCCCGCCACACTTCCGCCTCCCTGCCCTGGACGCGTATGACGGCGCAACCGACCCCGCGGACCATGTGGCCGCTTTCcgggcccagatggcgctattcaGGACTTCAGACTCCCTGATGTGCCGGGCGTTCCCGATGACCTTGCGAGGACCAGCCCGCgtgtggtacagcggcctgaagccagggaccatcgcctccttcgaccagctcgccaaggatttcgagcttaacttcctagcgTACTCCCGACCAAAGCCATCCATGGCGTTGCTCTTggggctcaaccagaaggaggacgagcccctttctcactttgtgaaccggTTTACGACGCAAATCCGTGGAttatcggatgctcacccctctctcttgatgcaggccTTCATGACCggcctgcggccctccaggttcttctggtccctcgtggaaaggccccccgtcgcggtccctgagatgctccaacgggccaGCCAGTTCATCGCCGCAGAAACCTGGATGGCGGGAAGGCGAGAAGAGCACAGAAAGGTCAAGTCGGAGCCGCCCCGACACCAGCAACCCACCACCTCCCGGCGAAAGTTGGACAGGCCTGACCCAaggcctcctcttcccgccttgaacTCTTCCCGGACGGAGATATTCCTACACGAAAGGGGGAAGGGGCTGCTCAGGGacccccacccgatgaagaacccgCGAGAGCTCGCAGACCGCTCAAAGTACTGCCGATTTCATCGTCAGCACGGGCACGACACGGAGCAGTGTTACGAGCTAAAaagacaaatcgaggagctcatcctcagaggccatctcggccagtacctccggccgAGCAAAGAGCAGTCTCCTCGTCCGGAGGGCCCGGTTGAGCGACACATCGATGTCATAGCCGGGGGCCCCGCATTCCGAGGAAGTTCTATGTCGGGCAGGAAGGCCTATGCCCGGACCGCCCCCGACGAAGCCTCGGGGCGTGAGCCTGAacccgagatcaccttcccaaccggagcCGCCGAGCGACCCCACCACGACGACGCCCTGgtgatatcggccagggtagccaacgcgcaagtgagaagaatcatggtcgacacggggagctcggctGACATACTCTACTTTGGCGCCCTCCAGAAGCTGGGCCTAGCCGGGGAAAATTTAAGCCCAatgtgctcggcgctcaccggcTTCACGGGAGATTCGATATCACCTCTGGGAGCCATTACCCTACCTCTGACTCTGGGGACCCCGCCGAAATCAAAGACTGTCATGACCACTTTTCTagtggtcgaccttcccaccgcTTATAACGCCATACTtggtcggccgaccctcaacaaggttagagccgtcgtctcgacctactaccggaCCGTCAAATTCTCGACACGGGAGGGGGTCGGGGAAGTCACCGGAAGCCCCCAAGAGTCCAAGCGCTGCTACCTTACCTCCGTTTCATTGGGCAAAAGGACTAGGGGAGAGGCGCCTCTAGAAGATCCCCGGGAGGCAAAAAAGCCGGCCCACCCTGAGCCGAGGGGGTCCACTGTTGACGTCCCCTTGCGGGAAGCACGGCCGGATCAGACGGTCAAGGTCGGATCAGAGCTGCCCGAGCAGGAACGGAAACAGCTCGTCGGTCTTCTGCGGGAAAatgccgacatcttcgcctggtcTCCATCGGACATGAAGGGAGTCGACCCCAAGGTCGCGGAGCATCATCTCAATATCCCACCTGACGCCCGTCCGGTAAAGCAAAAGCCCCGACGCCACGCACCTGACCGGCAACGTGCCATACAAGAAGAGGTGGACCGACTCTTGGCGGCCAGCTTCATAGAAGAGGCCAAGTATCCTCAgtggttgactacaccagtctcaacggtgcgtgtcctaaagactgctaccccctcccgaagatcgaccagctggtcgacgcgacAGCAGGGCACGCGcgcctctctttcatggacgcctattcaggatacaaccagatcaggatggcgcccgaagacagGGAATGcacggccttcctcaccgatcaagggatatacttctacaaggtcatgtcGTTCGGGTTGAAAAACGCCGGAGCCACATACCAGAGGACGGTAAACAATATGTTTGCCCCCcagatcgggaggaacatggaaatCTATGTGGACGACATGACTGTGAAAAGCAGAAAGGCCAGAACACACCTTGCCGACCTAGCCGAGACCTTCGCCACGCTACGCAAattcggcatgcggctcaaccccacgaagtgcgctttcggcgtcacctccgggaagttcctaGGGTTCATTGTACACCAGAGAGGAATCGACGCCAACCCAGAGAAAGTACAGGCAATAATCGATATGCAGTCCCCCCGGATAGTTAAAAACCTGCAGCGACTCAACGGTAGACTTGTcgccctgtctcgcttcctcgcccgatcgggcgatcgctgcctccctttCTTCAAGGAGCTCAAAGACCCGAAGAATTTCCAATGGACATCGAAATGCGAGGAGGTTTTCAAACAGATGAAGCAGCACTtggccagcctccctcgactCGCCTCCGTCATTCCCGACGAGAAGCTGGGACTCTATCTGGCGGCCTCCCCGCACGCAGTTAGCTCCGTCCTCGTCAAGGAAAGCTCCGGTGCACAACTCCCGAtatactacgtcagccacgtcctgaaaggacctgaggagcgttacacgccgatagaaaaactcgcactcgccctggtgctctcggctcgaaagttgcgcccctacttccaagcgcACTCGGTGGAAGTCGTCACCGACCAGCCCCTCCGGCAGATCTTAACAAAGttcgatgttgcaggtcggctcctcagatgggcggtggagctcggagaACATGATATCAGCTACGTGCCCAGaaccgccatcaaggcccaggcggtagccgacttcatcgtgGAATTGACTCGGATGGACAAAGACCTCGAGCGAACTCCTGAggcttggaccctacacgtggacggctcggccagCTCAAAGGGTGCCGGAGCTGGGCTGGTCCTTCTCGCTCCCGACGGACGCTCATTCGaacgctccctccgcttcgggtttaaagccaccaacaatgaggcgGAGTACGAAGCGCTCCTAGCCAGAttaaggctggccctcgagatgcaggtggccgcaATACACGTCCTCACTGACTCGCAACTCGTGGCCGAACAGCTCAGCGGTGTATACGAAGCTCGTGACGCGACCATGGCCAAATATCTAGCGCGGGTAAGGGATCTAACCGCGAAATTCCCTTACTTCACATTATCTAATTTTCTGAGGGAGGAAAACGGACGAGCCGACGCGCTCGCTAAGCTGGCGTCAAGACGAACCCCCGAAGCATGGCCGGAGATAGAGGAGCTTCCCGCTCGCGCCATTGAGGTAGCAACCACGGCCCCGGGCGGCGCGCCGACCACGTGGGTGCAAGAGCTGCTGAGCTTCAAGCGAGATGGAGCTCTCCCCCTCGACGAAGTCGCAGCTCGGCGTCTGCGCCGCACACACGCGTGGTACACCGAGGAAAGTGGTCGGCTTTACAGACGatccttcacctaccccctcctgaggtgtttggagcctgacgaagcccagaCCGTCCTGGCTGAAACTCACAAGGGGATCTGCGGCGAACACATTGGCGGGCGGaccctggcgcacaagatactacGCCAAGGCTACTATTGGCCAACCATGTGTCGAGACGCAAAAGCTTACGTACAGCGGTGCAGCTCGTGCCAGCAACACGCCCGCGCGCCCCGACAGCCTGCGATCCCCCTCagtcccatcgactgcgcatggccgtTCGCCCAGTGGGgactggacctcctcggcccctttccacCGGCCTCTGGGCAGCGGAAGTATATAAtcgtgggagtggactacttcacaaagtgggtcgaggccga
The window above is part of the Musa acuminata AAA Group cultivar baxijiao chromosome BXJ1-1, Cavendish_Baxijiao_AAA, whole genome shotgun sequence genome. Proteins encoded here:
- the LOC135679206 gene encoding uncharacterized protein LOC135679206, encoding MSSDQQIYPGGSSNAELPALGERRDETHDERPVAVSERYWRLFNDPGLSPPGGTPADSSQVSPEAFHDLAHQVRTLTSMVQTIVSQRTPPRAARPSRQQETLARTHAPPPELPGSPRNPTTRPGSTEAEGTVSRPEPEAPTADSTNALRAQLRLVSQRLDEVQHEVRKSKGELGTDGHQGSPFTPEIQDQAIPPHFRLPALDAYDGATDPADHVAAFRAQMALFRTSDSLMCRAFPMTLRGPARVWYSGLKPGTIASFDQLAKDFELNFLAYSRPKPSMALLLGLNQKEDEPLSHFVNRFTTQIRGLSDAHPSLLMQAFMTGLRPSRFFWSLVERPPVAVPEMLQRASQFIAAETWMAGRREEHRKVKSEPPRHQQPTTSRRKLDRPDPRPPLPALNSSRTEIFLHERGKGLLRDPHPMKNPRELADRSKYCRFHRQHGHDTEQCYELKRQIEELILRGHLGQYLRPSKEQSPRPEGPVERHIDVIAGGPAFRGSSMSGRKAYARTAPDEASGREPEPEITFPTGAAERPHHDDALVISARVANAQVRRIMVDTGSSADILYFGALQKLGLAGENLSPMCSALTGFTGDSISPLGAITLPLTLGTPPKSKTVMTTFLVVDLPTAYNAILGRPTLNKVRAVVSTYYRTVKFSTREGVGEVTGSPQESKRCYLTSVSLGKRTRGEAPLEDPREAKKPAHPEPRGSTVDVPLREARPDQTVKVGSELPEQERKQLVGLLRENADIFAWSPSDMKGVDPKVAEHHLNIPPDARPVKQKPRRHAPDRQHCYPLPKIDQLVDATAGHARLSFMDAYSGYNQIRMAPEDRECTAFLTDQGIYFYKVMSFGLKNAGATYQRTVNNMFAPQIGRNMEIYVDDMTVKSRKARTHLADLAETFATLRKFGMRLNPTKCAFGVTSGKFLGFIVHQRGIDANPEKVQAIIDMQSPRIVKNLQRLNGRLVALSRFLARSGDRCLPFFKELKDPKNFQWTSKCEEVFKQMKQHLASLPRLASVIPDEKLGLYLAASPHAVSSVLVKESSGAQLPIYYVSHVLKGPEERYTPIEKLALALVLSARKLRPYFQAHSVEVVTDQPLRQILTKFDVAGRLLRWAVELGEHDISYVPRTAIKAQAVADFIVELTRMDKDLERTPEAWTLHVDGSASSKGAGAGLVLLAPDGRSFERSLRFGFKATNNEAEYEALLARLRLALEMQVAAIHVLTDSQLVAEQLSGVYEARDATMAKYLARVRDLTAKFPYFTLSNFLREENGRADALAKLASRRTPEAWPEIEELPARAIEVATTAPGGAPTTWVQELLSFKRDGALPLDEVAARRLRRTHAWYTEESGRLYRRSFTYPLLRCLEPDEAQTVLAETHKGICGEHIGGRTLAHKILRQGYYWPTMCRDAKAYVQRCSSCQQHARAPRQPAIPLSPIDCAWPFAQWGLDLLGPFPPASGQRKYIIVGVDYFTKWVEAEPLATTTEHQMEKFVWKNLVTRFGLPRAIVTDNGPQFAGTRFREFCAGHGIQLRFSSVAHPQTNGLAEVTN